From the Lepidochelys kempii isolate rLepKem1 chromosome 2, rLepKem1.hap2, whole genome shotgun sequence genome, one window contains:
- the XIRP1 gene encoding xin actin-binding repeat-containing protein 1 isoform X11 encodes MERDDKPRQPQSFHAAFGSPESRSAHRAVALRRNSVSALVARYQNILDCESASSKQDNCKQTASFSGSFRESEMESSIVTTTQPLTQGAKPWTELSFSSSQSNSRRQQWSAATSTGKDSARKEVKLSGKSKTPISKVPDTAYDSAVGKHFERTQSVLDNTRRILHQGHGKPSSPSVKERSALYLSETAAHAVSLPKSNTTKESTAHRLDSQKASKMAELQNQTSSKVNGKKMEEDLPPPPPPLQDSFQASTSLVGSQDSNPRPPPKGSFSKFYQQRQVNELKRLYRHMHPELRKNLEEAVTEDLAEMLSTEDPSAQASVNLDAVLPGEVQSMRWIFENWTLDSIGEHQPTKTLAEEEPIPSGDVKSTSRRFESQSLNGDRLSALTKVPTTVHTKGDVHTARWLFETQPLDSLNKMYSDETDVQEAVLKEPVQKGDVKGAKQLFETYSLEALGHYSSVEEQSILQLKSEIQELKGNVKKTIKLFQTEPLCAIRDKTGNIHEIKSVCREEIQSNAVRTARWLFETQPLDTINKDTSKVKIIRGISLEEAGRGNVSGARWMFETQPLDVIKELTVEEKDFRASMDFVDGADVSKQRLLFETQPLDSLKGEVSDSSPAKEEVIGGDVKSTLWLFETQPMETLKDNFEVGHLKRVGILEEERGDVKQRKHVFETCPLSSISKASSEDPLSASNVQEVMKGDVKSFKNLFETLPLDSIKQSDAEPITKQEEEIPAGNVKANQVLFETIPLYAIKDSFGNFHKVTSVSREQVMSGDVKNYKWMFETKPLDQFDDSTKKVDIIRGITKQEVIAGDVRTAKWLFETQPIDVIHHQANQGEEHSSVKREVTQQGDVKTCRWLFETQPIDTLYEKVEKKQEGESSVPQADVKSYTWMFETQPLDSLKGQEEQFLQVGKAYCQDDLQGVNVKTVRHLFETEPLVTNASSETDSKKMVRYSSHVEIQSGEVSRVKEFFETKPLDVLGKLAAATKENGVPADGNIEAGSVHKFTWLFENFPMDTLKNNTEGIQEIPPEKDIEGGDIGGKRFIFETYSLDQIHDKVDETEIKRIQEETMSKASIKSCTMLFESQPLYAIQDKEGEYHEVTSLKKEEIMKGDLKGARWLFETKPLDQIKKEEEVFVIRAVTQEDIKKGDIQSARWRFETEPLDSFSGGKRCVARTVDDVQKGDVQTNKQLFESQPVSQKKYVRMVSVSDVQQGNVRTSTWLFENQPIDSLKGESEASSSMTTVQREDSQKGDVKRCTWLFETQPMDSLKDPKGSASTNAPEVVPHADVKSTTWLFETTPLDKLSSSKHRTETEVKERTVRETLEGLCACQAIQHDGILIEANDVGSVRMVKYQFSRQTTPEIQKEEIVGGNLQRIMLQLLHRTNVEAQGMLVEEDEEGKIKVSPLQLLDPSEADKSKEELRDDVAKALQSLLSQDASIKKGMVMQETEVGSVKMTIYSLLHHSIQQEVVKGDVKSTIGNLLASSQEQRMMATIRREDNEKGNVQLYTSCIEKGDLDYLKNLQRESEIESLISSQADQEPAEFIQQDVQGANMHALQQEEPADKVTEDVGQGGIKGTKRVLMCEGVSKENMLERKAVHAGDTDSTVQCLGQNLSRPTGVGKEDIVCGDIQATTQSLKKAKNVNKKAEREERVSRDVKEVKIAPQGAASTKVVAQKDDMARSQRSVAGETSQMTKNMEEAALGSDLQAAMQSLRLATAEAKSIQHQVQSKLHKSTEQIHLASKQQAPSISGTMTMQSTVCQQECAPPKQHQASATIRDQESSKSHASASQKSMTSHKKLL; translated from the exons TTGAGAGGACACAGTCAGTTTTAGACAACACTAGACGCATACTGCACCAAGGACACGGGAAACCATCCTCTCCCTCCGTGAAGGAGCGGTCAGCTCTCTATCTGTCTGAGACAGCTGCTCACGCAGTCAGCCTCCCAAAGTCT aATACCACAAAGGAGAGCACTGCTCATCGTCTTGACAGCCAGAAAGCAAGCAAG ATGGCAGAGCTTCAGAACCAGACGTCATCTAAAGTGAATGGCAAGAAAATGGAAGAGGACTTACctccacctccccctcccctgcaagacTCCTTCCAGGCCTCTACTTCCCtggttgggagccaggattcAAACCCACGGCCGCCCCCAAAGGGATCCTTCTCAAAGTTCTACCAGCAGCGCCAGGTGAATGAGCTGAAGAGGCTCTATAGGCACATGCACCCTGAGCTGAGGAAGAACCTGGAGGAAGCTGTGACCGAGGACCTGGCGGAAATGCTCAGCACGGAAGATCCCAGTGCCCAGGCCTCAGTGAATCTGGATGCCGTGCTCCCGGGGGAGGTTCAGTCCATGCGCTGGATCTTTGAAAACTGGACGCTAGACTCTATTGGGGAGCATCAACCGACCAAGACGTTGGCGGAGGAGGAACCCATCCCAAGCGGGGATGTGAAAAGCACCTCCCGGAGGTTTGAAAGCCAGTCGTTAAACGGAGACAGGCTGTCTGCGTTGACCAAAGTGCCCACGACAGTCCACACCAAAGGGGACGTGCATACAGCCCGGTGGCTATTCGAAACCCAGCCGCTGGACTCATTAAACAAAATGTACTCAGATGAAACAGACGTGCAGGAGGCAGTTCTCAAGGAGCCTGTTCAAAAAGGGGACGTGAAAGGTGCCAAGCAACTCTTTGAAACCTACTCCCTGGAAGCGCTGGGCCACTACAGCTCAGTGGAGGAGCAAAGTATCCTGCAGCTCAAATCAGAAATCCAGGAGCTAAAGGGCAATGTCAAGAAAACCATCAAGCTGTTCCAGACAGAGCCACTCTGTGCCATCAGAGACAAAACTGGCAACATCCACGAGATCAAATCCGTCTGCAGAGAAGAAATACAGAGCAATGCGGTCAGGACCGCTCGCTGGTTGTTTGAGACTCAGCCACTGGATACCATCAACAAGGACACGTCCAAAGTGAAAATTATCCGGGGGATTTCATTAGAAGAGGCAGGAAGGGGGAATGTCAGTGGAGCAAGATGGATGTTTGAAACTCAGCCACTTGATGTGATCAAAGAATTGACAGTGGAAGAAAAGGATTTCAGGGCTTCCATGGATTTCGTTGATGGGGCAGATGTCAGTAAGCAGCGTCTACTTTTTGAGACCCAACCTCTTGACTCTCTGAAAGGAGAAGTCTCAGACAGCAGCCCAGCCAAGGAAGAAGTCATCGGCGGTGACGTGAAATCTACACTCTGGCTGTTTGAAACCCAACCAATGGAAACCCTAAAAGATAATTTTGAAGTGGGTCATTTAAAGAGAGTGGGGATTTTGGAAGAGGAGAGGGGGGATGTGAAACAAAGAAAGCACGTCTTTGAGACCTGTCCCCTCAGCAGCATCTCAAAGGCATCCTCTGAAGACCCCCTCTCAGCCTCTAATGTACAAGAGGTGATGAAGGGGGATGTTAAATCTTTCAAAAACCTCTTTGAGACTCTCCCATTAGACAGCATTAAGCAGTCTGATGCTGAGCCCATCACCAAACAAGAAGAGGAGATACCAGCTGGGAACGTCAAAGCCAACCAGGTCCTGTTTGAGACAATACCTTTGTATGCCATCAAAGACAGCTTCGGAAACTTCCACAAGGTCACCTCTGTAAGCAGAGAGCAGGTCATGAGCGGCGATGTCAAGAACTACAAATGGATGTTTGAAACCAAACCTTTGGACCAGTTTGATGACAGCACCAAGAAGGTGGATATAATCAGAGGGATCACAAAGCAGGAAGTGATAGCTGGTGATGTCAGAACAGCAAAATGGCTCTTTGAAACCCAGCCCATTGATGTCATCCATCACCAAGCCAACCAAGGAGAAGAGCACTCCTCGGTGAAGAGAGAGGTTACCCAGCAGGGTGATGTGAAGACCTGCAGGTGGCTGTTTGAGACACAGCCAATTGACACCCTGTATGAGAAGGTGGAGAAAAAGCAGGAAGGGGAAAGTTCTGTACCACAGGCTGATGTTAAGTCGTACACATGGATGTTTGAGACCCAGCCCCTGGACTCCCTGAAAGGCCAGGAGGAGCAGTTTTTGCAGGTTGGCAAAGCATACTGCCAAGATGACTTACAAGGAGTCAACGTCAAAACTGTCAGACATCTGTTTGAGACTGAACCACTGGTTACCAATGCCTCCAGCGAGACTGACTCAAAGAAAATGGTCAGGTACTCCAGCCACGTGGAAATACAGTCCGGTGAAGTGTCTCGGGTGAAGGAGTTCTTtgaaaccaaacccttggatgtaCTGGGTAAATTGGCTGCAGCCACAAAAGAGAATGGTGTCCCTGCAGATGGGAACATTGAAGCTGGATCAGTGCACAAGTTCACCTGGCTCTTTGAGAACTTCCCCATGGATACTTTAAAGAACAACACTGAGGGCATACAAGAAATCCCCCCAGAGAAGGATATCGAGGGGGGGGACATCGGAGGCAAGAGGTTCATTTTTGAGACCTACTCCCTAGACCAGATTCATGACAAGGTGGATGAGACGGAGATCAAGAGGATCCAGGAGGAGACAATGAGCAAAGCCAGCATCAAGTCCTGCACCATGCTCTTTGAGAGCCAGCCCCTATATGCCATCCAGGACAAGGAGGGGGAATACCATGAGGTCACCTCACTGAAGAAGGAAGAAATAATGAAAGGTGACTTGAAAGGTGCCCGGTGGCTCTTCGAAACCAAACCTCTGGATCAGAtcaagaaggaggaggaggtgttCGTGATCAGGGCTGTCACCCAAGAGGACATCAAGAAAGGGGATATCCAGTCTGCCCGATGGAGGTTTGAGACGGAGCCTCTCGATTCCTTctctggggggaagaggtgtgtGGCCAGGACAGTGGATGATGTACAGAAAGGGGATGTCCAGACCAACAAGCAGCTTTTCGAGTCTCAGCCGGTGAGCCAGAAGAAATACGTGAGGATGGTCAGCGTCAGCGATGTCCAGCAGGGCAATGTGAGGACGTCCACCTGGCTTTTTGAGAACCAGCCCATCGATTCCCTGAAGGGAGAGTCTGAAGCGAGCTCCAGCATGACCACTGTGCAGAGAGAAGACAGCCAGAAAGGGGATGTGAAGCGCTGCACATGGCTGTTTGAAACTCAGCCCATGGATAGTCTCAAAGACCCCAAGGGGTCTGCCAGCACCAATGCCCCGGAGGTGGTCCCTCATGCTGATGTGAAGAGCACAACATGGCTGTTTGAAACCACCCCTCTGGATAAACTCAGCTCTTCTAAACACAGAACCGAAACTGAGGTGAAAGAGAGGACAGTGAGGGAGACTTTGGAAGGCCTCTGCGCCTGCCAGGCCATCCAGCATGACGGGATCCTCATAGAAGCCAATGACGTAGGGAGCGTGAGGATGGTGAAGTACCAGTTCAGCAGGCAAACTACTCCAGAGATCCAAAAGGAAGAGATTGTGGGAGGCAATTTGCAAAGGATCATGCTGCAACTACTGCACAGGACCAATGTGGAGGCCCAGGGGATGCTGGTGGAGGAGGACGAGGAGGGCAAGATCAAAGTCAGCCCACTGCAGCTACTGGACCCAAGCGAAGCCGATAAAAGCAAAGAGGAGTTGAGGGATGACGTTGCTAAGGCTCTCCAAAGTCTCCTTAGCCAAGATGCCTCCATCAAAAAGGGAATGGTCATGCAAGAGACAGAGGTGGGGTCGGTGAAGATGACTATCtactccctcctgcaccactCCATCCAGCAGGAAGTTGTCAAGGGAGATGTGAAGTCAACCATAGGGAACCTGCTGGCTTCCTCGCAAGAGCAGAGGATGATGGCAACCATCAGACGGGAGGACAACGAGAAGGGGAATGTCCAGCTGTACACCAGCTGCATCGAGAAGGGAGACCTGGACTACCTAAAGAACCTTCAGCGGGAGTCTGAGATAGAGTCCCTCATCTCCTCTCAAGCAGACCAGGAGCCAGCAGAATTCATCCAGCAGGATGTGCAAGGGGCTAATATGCATGCCTTgcaacaggaagagccagcagaTAAAGTGACTGAAGATGTGGGGCAAGGGGGCATTAAGGGGACTAAGAGAGTGCTCATGTGTGAAGGTGTAAGCAAAGAGAACATGTTAGAAAGAAAGGCAGTGCATGCAGGTGACACAGACTCCACTGTGCAGTGTCTTGGGCAAAACCTGAGCCGGCCCACAGGGGTGGGAAAGGAAGATATTGTGTGTGGGGATATTCAGGCAACCACACAATCACTGAAAAAGGCTAAGAATGTCAACaagaaggcagagagagaggagagagtcTCTAGAGATGTGAAGGAAGTGAAGATTGCACCACAGGGAGCAGCCTCCACTAAAGTGGTGGCTCAGAAAGATGACATGGCCAGAAGCCAGCGTTCAGTGGCAGGGGAAACCAGCCAGATGACAAAAAACATGGAGGAGGCGGCCCTTGGAAGTGATCTTCAAGCCGCAATGCAGAGTCTAAGGCTGGCCACAGCTGAGGCAAAAAGCATTCAGCACCAAGTCCAGAGCAAGCTCCACAAGAGCACGGAGCAAATCCATCTCGCCTCTAAGCAGCAGGCACCCAGCATTTCGGGGACAATGACCATGCAATCAACTGTTTGCCAACAGGAATGTGCACCCCCCAAGCAGCATCAAGCCAGCGCCACCATCAGAGACCAGGAGTCATCCAAGTCCCACGCAAGTGCGTCTCAGAAGAGCATGACGTCACACAAAAAG ttgCTGTGA